Proteins found in one Magnolia sinica isolate HGM2019 chromosome 5, MsV1, whole genome shotgun sequence genomic segment:
- the LOC131246072 gene encoding TPR repeat-containing protein ZIP4 isoform X2, with protein MRISEISPEIRSAPPESHSLLLEELESSIKEAENLSPASLSQEKLSGKLQNTLSHLNSALPLPESGKLQIWKFSYRLWNACVDLSNATGISSEENPDLRRKINEEQANLRQIAADLLCFAGNVAGVPSPAFKSASFYYKTGLIWHGLKKFDLAANCFDRATDLMSKIEIESVSDTEERRFLLELNLARSQTAWEVSEQNLALALLNRSKNLLYGNPESYKILAEQYLQFGKIVLSKDQRSSINEARKLIDEAVDLCEKGLTTGIARRPMEAAELKNLQSKSLRFLAAAHLQMEEFESVLKCVRVLRDSTSEEHPSISFLAMKAWLGLGRYGEAEKELKGMVVNKAVPEGVCVSAVEAFFEGAGAAGAEAVKVVFLGLLGRCHISARAAIRVVQRLVSGSGGHEGSVVRDRVVAELVSDERVVTLFTGRGKDDVAKERCAMHTILWNSGAEHFRSKDYGTSAEMFEKSMLYIPHDVENRILRAKCFRVLCLCHLALSQLDRAEEYINQAQKLESNIACTFLKFKIYLQKNDESAAMNQMQAMVNCLDFNPEFFTLSAHEAMACRALPVAIASLSNLLNQYSPGKPMPMPEVAVLRNVIVLLFQISDSQPEILKFMRRAHTRMSELGTEQFFGNGAVGNRELNWFAGNSWNMGIKTGMINGEKQRKAALTDFEVKRGIEMLDRAGKILTSTMKATQSTSDQPTTVDSSLFFLHTLHAYHLHDRLDNDKRSQQLYLIKSFASLKACTPQNLLQIGLTASHGLNSNPEAAHFAFNACLTAHLASASPDYHKIALVVRKLAVLTGSRDGDVDNEAYAAYRQAYRIMVGLKEGEYPAEEGKWLAITAWNRSVLPGRLGQVDMARRWMKMGLELARCVPGMEGYKGCMEECLAGIEKLGGDGCRDGEGGESESRNRLLL; from the exons ATGAGAATCTCCGAAATCTCACCGGAGATCCGCTCCGCTCCACCGGAAAGCCATTCTCTCCTCCTCGAAGAACTCGAATCATCCATCAAAGAAGCCGAAAACCTCTCTCCGGCCAGCCTCTCGCAGGAAAAACTCTCTGGAAAGCTCCAAAATACCCTCTCTCACCTCAATTCCGCCCTACCGTTGCCAGAATCCGGCAAGCTTCAGATCTGGAAGTTCAGCTACCGCCTCTGGAATGCATGCGTCGATCTCTCAAATGCCACTGGAATCTCCTCCGAAGAAAATCCCGATCTTCGCCGGAAGATCAACGAAGAACAGGCCAATCTACGTCAGATCGCCGCCGATCTGCTATGTTTCGCTGGAAACGTTGCCGGAGTCCCATCGCCGGCCTTCAAATCAGCATCCTTCTACTACAAGACTGGCTTGATCTGGCATGGGCTCAAGAAATTTGATCTTGCTGCGAATTGCTTCGATCGGGCAACTGATCTGATGTCAAAGATAGAGATCGAATCAGTTTCGGACACCGAGGAACGGCGATTCCTCTTAGAACTGAATCTGGCAAGATCGCAAACGGCATGGGAGGTTTCAGAGCAGAATCTCGCTCTGGCCTTGCTCAACCGGTCTAAAAATCTACTTTATGGAAATCCAGAGAGCTATAAAATCCTAGCAGAGCAGTACTTGCAGTTTGGGAAGATCGTCCTGTCAAAAGATCAGAGATCTTCCATTAACGAAGCTCGGAAGCTGATTGATGAGGCCGTCGATCTCTGTGAGAAGGGATTGACGACGGGGATTGCAAGACGACCCATGGAAGCTGCGGAGCTGAAGAACCTCCAGTCGAAATCACTCCGGTTCTTGGCAGCTGCTCACCTGCAGATGGAGGAATTCGAGAGCGTTCTGAAATGTGTTCGGGTTTTGAGGGATAGCACGAGCGAGGAGCACCCGAGCATATCATTTCTGGCCATGAAGGCGTGGTTGGGGCTGGGGAGGTATGGAGAGGCAGAGAAGGAGCTGAAGGGCATGGTTGTAAATAAGGCAGTCCCAGAGGGTGTTTGTGTGTCTGCAGTGGAGGCGTTCTTTGAGGGGGCAGGGGCGGCAGGGGCAGAGGCGGTGAAGGTGGTGTTTCTAGGCCTGCTGGGAAGGTGCCACATCAGCGCTAGAGCTGCAATTAGGGTGGTGCAGAGGTTGGTATCAGGTAGCGGCGGCCATGAGGGGTCAGTTGTCAGGGACAGAGTGGTGGCAGAGCTTGTTTCTGATGAGAGGGTCGTGACGCTTTTCACTGGCCGTGGGAAGGACGACGTGGCAAAGGAGAGGTGTGCAATGCACACCATTTTGTGGAACAG TGGAGCAGAGCATTTTCGATCAAAAGATTATGGAACAAGTGCAGAGATGTTTGAGAAATCAATGCTTTATATCCCGCACGATGTGGAGAACCGAATTCTCCGAGCCAAATGCTTCAGAGTACTCTGTCTCTGCCACCTTGCCCTTTCTCAGCTTGACCGAGCTGAAGAATACATCAACCAAGCCCAAAAG CTCGAGTCCAACATAGCCTGCACCTTTCTCAAG TTCAAGATCTACCTGCAAAAAAACGATGAAAGTGCTGCAATGAATCAGATGCAAGCCATGGTAAACTGCCTCGACTTCAACCCTGAATTTTTCACCCTGTCTGCCCATGAAGCCATGGCTTGCAGAGCGCTGCCTGTTGCCATCGCTTCCCTTTCCAATCTCCTCAACCAATATTCCCCTGGAAAACCAATGCCAATGCCGGAAGTCGCTGTCCTCCGCAATGTCATTGTTCTTCTCTTCCAGATCTCCGACAGCCAGCCCGAGATCTTGAAATTCATGAGACGTGCCCATACTCGGATGTCAGAGCTCGGAACCGAACAGTTCTTTGGAAACGGGGCAGTTGGGAACCGTGAGCTGAACTGGTTTGCAGGGAATTCATGGAACATGGGGATAAAAACTG GCATGATCAATGGTGAGAAGCAGAGAAAAGCTGCATTGACTGATTTTGAAGTGAAAAGAGGCATTGAAATGCTCGACAGAGCCGGAAAG ATTCTAACGTCGACCATGAAGGCAACCCAATCTACCAGTGATCAACCGACGACTGTCGATTCTAGCTTATTCTTCCTACATACACTCCATGCTTACCATCTGCATGACCGGCTTGACAATGATAAACGGTCTCAACAGCTCTATCTAATAAAGAGCTTTGCCTCGTTGAAGGCATGCACCCCACAAAACCTCCTCCAGATTGGCCTCACTGCCTCTCACGGCCTGAATTCCAATCCAGAAGCAGCCCACTTCGCCTTCAATGCCTGCCTAACCGCCCACCTCGCCTCAGCTTCACCTGACTACCACAAGATTGCCCTTGTTGTCCGAAAGCTGGCTGTACTCACAGGCTCCAGGGATGGTGATGTGGACAACGAGGCCTATGCAGCATACAGGCAGGCTTATcggatcatggtggggctcaaggAAGGGGAGTATCCTGCTGAGGAGGGGAAGTGGCTGGCAATAACTGCATGGAACCGATCAGTCTTGCCAGGGCGACTTGGACAGGTGGACATGGCAAGGAGATGGATGAAGATGGGATTGGAGCTGGCCAGGTGCGTGCCGGGCATGGAAGGATACAAGGGGTGCATGGAGGAATGTCTGGCAGGCATTGAAAAGCTTGGTGGGGATGGTTGTAGAGATGGTGAGGGAGGAGAAAGTGAGagcaggaaccggcttctcttgTAA
- the LOC131246072 gene encoding TPR repeat-containing protein ZIP4 isoform X1 yields the protein MRISEISPEIRSAPPESHSLLLEELESSIKEAENLSPASLSQEKLSGKLQNTLSHLNSALPLPESGKLQIWKFSYRLWNACVDLSNATGISSEENPDLRRKINEEQANLRQIAADLLCFAGNVAGVPSPAFKSASFYYKTGLIWHGLKKFDLAANCFDRATDLMSKIEIESVSDTEERRFLLELNLARSQTAWEVSEQNLALALLNRSKNLLYGNPESYKILAEQYLQFGKIVLSKDQRSSINEARKLIDEAVDLCEKGLTTGIARRPMEAAELKNLQSKSLRFLAAAHLQMEEFESVLKCVRVLRDSTSEEHPSISFLAMKAWLGLGRYGEAEKELKGMVVNKAVPEGVCVSAVEAFFEGAGAAGAEAVKVVFLGLLGRCHISARAAIRVVQRLVSGSGGHEGSVVRDRVVAELVSDERVVTLFTGRGKDDVAKERCAMHTILWNSGAEHFRSKDYGTSAEMFEKSMLYIPHDVENRILRAKCFRVLCLCHLALSQLDRAEEYINQAQKLESNIACTFLKFKIYLQKNDESAAMNQMQAMVNCLDFNPEFFTLSAHEAMACRALPVAIASLSNLLNQYSPGKPMPMPEVAVLRNVIVLLFQISDSQPEILKFMRRAHTRMSELGTEQFFGNGAVGNRELNWFAGNSWNMGIKTGTEKQYEFCAEFFELASEFFSAMGGDEIDGGNHAMICKSLILSVAGMINGEKQRKAALTDFEVKRGIEMLDRAGKILTSTMKATQSTSDQPTTVDSSLFFLHTLHAYHLHDRLDNDKRSQQLYLIKSFASLKACTPQNLLQIGLTASHGLNSNPEAAHFAFNACLTAHLASASPDYHKIALVVRKLAVLTGSRDGDVDNEAYAAYRQAYRIMVGLKEGEYPAEEGKWLAITAWNRSVLPGRLGQVDMARRWMKMGLELARCVPGMEGYKGCMEECLAGIEKLGGDGCRDGEGGESESRNRLLL from the exons ATGAGAATCTCCGAAATCTCACCGGAGATCCGCTCCGCTCCACCGGAAAGCCATTCTCTCCTCCTCGAAGAACTCGAATCATCCATCAAAGAAGCCGAAAACCTCTCTCCGGCCAGCCTCTCGCAGGAAAAACTCTCTGGAAAGCTCCAAAATACCCTCTCTCACCTCAATTCCGCCCTACCGTTGCCAGAATCCGGCAAGCTTCAGATCTGGAAGTTCAGCTACCGCCTCTGGAATGCATGCGTCGATCTCTCAAATGCCACTGGAATCTCCTCCGAAGAAAATCCCGATCTTCGCCGGAAGATCAACGAAGAACAGGCCAATCTACGTCAGATCGCCGCCGATCTGCTATGTTTCGCTGGAAACGTTGCCGGAGTCCCATCGCCGGCCTTCAAATCAGCATCCTTCTACTACAAGACTGGCTTGATCTGGCATGGGCTCAAGAAATTTGATCTTGCTGCGAATTGCTTCGATCGGGCAACTGATCTGATGTCAAAGATAGAGATCGAATCAGTTTCGGACACCGAGGAACGGCGATTCCTCTTAGAACTGAATCTGGCAAGATCGCAAACGGCATGGGAGGTTTCAGAGCAGAATCTCGCTCTGGCCTTGCTCAACCGGTCTAAAAATCTACTTTATGGAAATCCAGAGAGCTATAAAATCCTAGCAGAGCAGTACTTGCAGTTTGGGAAGATCGTCCTGTCAAAAGATCAGAGATCTTCCATTAACGAAGCTCGGAAGCTGATTGATGAGGCCGTCGATCTCTGTGAGAAGGGATTGACGACGGGGATTGCAAGACGACCCATGGAAGCTGCGGAGCTGAAGAACCTCCAGTCGAAATCACTCCGGTTCTTGGCAGCTGCTCACCTGCAGATGGAGGAATTCGAGAGCGTTCTGAAATGTGTTCGGGTTTTGAGGGATAGCACGAGCGAGGAGCACCCGAGCATATCATTTCTGGCCATGAAGGCGTGGTTGGGGCTGGGGAGGTATGGAGAGGCAGAGAAGGAGCTGAAGGGCATGGTTGTAAATAAGGCAGTCCCAGAGGGTGTTTGTGTGTCTGCAGTGGAGGCGTTCTTTGAGGGGGCAGGGGCGGCAGGGGCAGAGGCGGTGAAGGTGGTGTTTCTAGGCCTGCTGGGAAGGTGCCACATCAGCGCTAGAGCTGCAATTAGGGTGGTGCAGAGGTTGGTATCAGGTAGCGGCGGCCATGAGGGGTCAGTTGTCAGGGACAGAGTGGTGGCAGAGCTTGTTTCTGATGAGAGGGTCGTGACGCTTTTCACTGGCCGTGGGAAGGACGACGTGGCAAAGGAGAGGTGTGCAATGCACACCATTTTGTGGAACAG TGGAGCAGAGCATTTTCGATCAAAAGATTATGGAACAAGTGCAGAGATGTTTGAGAAATCAATGCTTTATATCCCGCACGATGTGGAGAACCGAATTCTCCGAGCCAAATGCTTCAGAGTACTCTGTCTCTGCCACCTTGCCCTTTCTCAGCTTGACCGAGCTGAAGAATACATCAACCAAGCCCAAAAG CTCGAGTCCAACATAGCCTGCACCTTTCTCAAG TTCAAGATCTACCTGCAAAAAAACGATGAAAGTGCTGCAATGAATCAGATGCAAGCCATGGTAAACTGCCTCGACTTCAACCCTGAATTTTTCACCCTGTCTGCCCATGAAGCCATGGCTTGCAGAGCGCTGCCTGTTGCCATCGCTTCCCTTTCCAATCTCCTCAACCAATATTCCCCTGGAAAACCAATGCCAATGCCGGAAGTCGCTGTCCTCCGCAATGTCATTGTTCTTCTCTTCCAGATCTCCGACAGCCAGCCCGAGATCTTGAAATTCATGAGACGTGCCCATACTCGGATGTCAGAGCTCGGAACCGAACAGTTCTTTGGAAACGGGGCAGTTGGGAACCGTGAGCTGAACTGGTTTGCAGGGAATTCATGGAACATGGGGATAAAAACTGGTACGGAAAAGCAATATGAATTTTGTGCAGAGTTTTTTGAATTGGCATCTGAATTCTTCAGCGCAATGGGGGGTGATGAAATAGACGGAGGAAACCATGCCATGATTTGCAAGTCCTTGATCCTTAGCGTTGCAGGCATGATCAATGGTGAGAAGCAGAGAAAAGCTGCATTGACTGATTTTGAAGTGAAAAGAGGCATTGAAATGCTCGACAGAGCCGGAAAG ATTCTAACGTCGACCATGAAGGCAACCCAATCTACCAGTGATCAACCGACGACTGTCGATTCTAGCTTATTCTTCCTACATACACTCCATGCTTACCATCTGCATGACCGGCTTGACAATGATAAACGGTCTCAACAGCTCTATCTAATAAAGAGCTTTGCCTCGTTGAAGGCATGCACCCCACAAAACCTCCTCCAGATTGGCCTCACTGCCTCTCACGGCCTGAATTCCAATCCAGAAGCAGCCCACTTCGCCTTCAATGCCTGCCTAACCGCCCACCTCGCCTCAGCTTCACCTGACTACCACAAGATTGCCCTTGTTGTCCGAAAGCTGGCTGTACTCACAGGCTCCAGGGATGGTGATGTGGACAACGAGGCCTATGCAGCATACAGGCAGGCTTATcggatcatggtggggctcaaggAAGGGGAGTATCCTGCTGAGGAGGGGAAGTGGCTGGCAATAACTGCATGGAACCGATCAGTCTTGCCAGGGCGACTTGGACAGGTGGACATGGCAAGGAGATGGATGAAGATGGGATTGGAGCTGGCCAGGTGCGTGCCGGGCATGGAAGGATACAAGGGGTGCATGGAGGAATGTCTGGCAGGCATTGAAAAGCTTGGTGGGGATGGTTGTAGAGATGGTGAGGGAGGAGAAAGTGAGagcaggaaccggcttctcttgTAA